The genomic segment CCGAGCGCATCCCCAACCAGGTCGACAAGTCCCTCCAGACCACCCGCCGATTCGACGCGCTCAAGCTGTGGATGACGCTGCGCACGATGGGCGCCGACGGCATCGGCGAGCTCTTCGACGAGGTCTGCGACCTGGCTCAGGAGGGCTGGAAACTGCTCGCCGCGGACCCGCGCTACGACGTGGTCGTGGAGCCCCAGCTGTCCACGCTGGTCTACCGCTACATCCCCGAGGCCGTGACCGACCCGGCCGAGATCGACCGCGCCAACCTGTACGCCCGCAAGGCCCTGTTCGCCTCCGGCGACGCCGTGGTCGCGGGCACCAAGGTCGGCGGTCGCCACTACCTGAAGTTCACCCTGCTCAACCCCGAGACCACGGCCGAGGACATCGCCGCCGTACTCGATCTGATCGCCGGCCATGCCGAGCAGTACCTGGGAGAATCCCTTGACCGCGTCGCTTCCTGAACCCGCTGAATCCGCCGTGAAAACCCACGACTTCATCGGCATCGGACTGGGACCCTTCAACCTCGGCCTGGCCTGCCTCACCGAGCCCATCGCCGAACTCGACGGGATCTTCCTGGACTCGAAGCCGAACTTCGAGTGGCACTCGGGGATGTTTCTCGACGGCGCCCACCTCCAGACCCCGTTCATGTCGGACCTGGTCACCCTCGCCGACCCGACCTCCCCGTACTCCTTCCTGAACTACCTGAAGGACTCGGGCCGTCTGTACTCGTTCTACATCCGCGAGAACTTCTACCCCCTGCGGGTCGAGTACGACGACTACTGCCGCTGGGCCGCGAACCGGCTGAGCAACGTCCGCTTCAGCACGACGGTGACGGAGGTGACGTACGACGAAGGGGCCGGGCTCTACGCCGTGAGGACGGCCGACGGCGACGTCCTCCACGCCCGGCACCTCGTCCTCGGCACCGGCACCGTCCCGTACATCCCCGAGGCCTGCCAGGGCCTGGGCGGCGACCTCTTCCACAACGCGGAGTACATGCACCGCAAGGCGGAGCTCCAGGCGAAGAAGTCGATCACGATCGTCGGCAGCGGCCAGAGCGCCGCGGAGATCTACTACGAGCTCCTCTCCGAGATCGACGTCCACGGCTACCAGCTCAACTGGGTCACCCGCTCCCCGCGGTTCTTCCCCCTCGAATACACCAAGCTGACGCTGGAGATGACGTCCCCGGACTACATCGACTACTTCCGCGCGCTGCCCGAGGAGACCCGCTACCGGCTGGAGAAGCAGCAGAAGGGCCTGTTCAAGGGCATCAACGGGGACCTGATCGACTCGATCTTCGACCTGCTGTACCAGAAGAACGTCACCAGCGGCGGCCGCCCGGTCCCGACCCGGCTGCTCACCAACTCGTCCCTCAACAGCGCCACCTACGAGGACGGGCGGTACACCCTCGGCCTGCGCCAGGACGAGCAGGGCAAGGACTACGAGATCGAGACCGAGGGCCTGGTCCTGGCCACCGGCTACCACTACCAGCCGCCGGCCTTCCTCGCCGGGATCAACGACCGGCTCCGCTTCGACGGCCACGGCCGCTTCGACGTGGCCCGCAACTACGCCGTCGACACCACCGGCCGCGGCGTCTTCCTGCAGAACGCGGGCGTCCACACGCACAGCGTCACCTCGCCCGACCTGGGCATGGGCCCGTACCGGAACTCGTACATCATCCGGGAGCTGCTCGGCACGGAGTACTACCCGGTCGAGAAGACCATCGCGTTCCAGGAGTTCGCCGTATGACCGGCATCGACGGTGTGCACTTCACCTTCCGTCCCCTCGACCCGCTGAAGGACGCCGAACTGCTGCACCGCTGGGTCACGCACCCCAAGGCGGCGTACTGGATGATGCAGGACGCCAGGCTGGAGGACGTCGAGCGGGCGTACATGGAGATCGCGGCCGACCCGCACCACCACGCCCTGCTGGGGCTGCTCGACGGCGAGCCCGTCTTCCTCATGGAGAAGTACGACCCCGCCCACCGTGAACTCGTCGGCCTGTACGAGCCCGAGCCCGGAGACGTCGGCATGCACTTCCTGGTGCCGCCGACGGACACCCCGGTGCACGGCTTCACCAGGTCCGTGATCACCGCCGTGATGGCGCACCTCTTCGAGGACCCGGCCACCCACCGGGTCGTCGTCGAGCCGGACGTGTCCAACAAGGCCGTCCACGCCCTCAACGAAGTCGTCGGTTTCGTCCCCGACCGCGAGATCGACAAGCCGGAGAAGCGCGCGCTGCTGAGCTTCTGCACGCGCGAGCAGTTCGTTCACAGCCAGAGCCTGGCTGCCCGAGGAGTAGCCGTATGACCCTGTCCGACGCCGTAGCGCATCTGTCCCCCCACCGCTGGGCACGGGCCAATCGCCTGCTCATCCGCAAAGCCCTCGCCGAGTTCGCCCACGAGCGGCTCATCACGCCGGAGGCCACCGCCGACGGCCGCTTCGAGGTCCGCAGCGACGACGGCTCGACCCGCTACGGGTTCACCGCCGTCCGGCGCGCCCTCGACCACTGGCAGGTCGACGCCGACTCGATCACCCGTCAACGAGACGGCGTCGACCTCCCTCTGGCCGCCCTGGACTTCTTCATCGAGCTGAAGAAGTCCCTCGGCCTGAGCGACGAGATCCTCCCGGTCTACCTGGAGGAGATCTCCTCCACCCTCGCCGGCACCTGCTACAAGCTCACCAAGCCGCAGACGCCGGTCGCCGAGCTGGTGGACGGCGGCTTCCAGGCCATCGAGACCGGGATGACCGAGGGCCACCCCTGTTTCGTCGCCAACAACGGCCGCCTCGGCTTCGGCGTCCACGAGTACCTGTCGTACGCCCCCGAGACGGCGAGCCCGGTGAAGCTGGTCTGGCTGGCCGCGCACCGCTCACGGGCGGCGTTCACGGCGGGCGTGGGCATCGAGTACGAGGCGTTCCTGCGGGACGAGTTGGGCGCGGAGACAATCGCCCGCTTCCACTCCGTCCTCACGGACCTGGAGCTGGACCCGGCCGACTACCT from the Streptomyces sp. NBC_00310 genome contains:
- a CDS encoding GNAT family N-acetyltransferase; protein product: MTGIDGVHFTFRPLDPLKDAELLHRWVTHPKAAYWMMQDARLEDVERAYMEIAADPHHHALLGLLDGEPVFLMEKYDPAHRELVGLYEPEPGDVGMHFLVPPTDTPVHGFTRSVITAVMAHLFEDPATHRVVVEPDVSNKAVHALNEVVGFVPDREIDKPEKRALLSFCTREQFVHSQSLAARGVAV
- a CDS encoding lysine N(6)-hydroxylase/L-ornithine N(5)-oxygenase family protein, yielding MPSSTWENPLTASLPEPAESAVKTHDFIGIGLGPFNLGLACLTEPIAELDGIFLDSKPNFEWHSGMFLDGAHLQTPFMSDLVTLADPTSPYSFLNYLKDSGRLYSFYIRENFYPLRVEYDDYCRWAANRLSNVRFSTTVTEVTYDEGAGLYAVRTADGDVLHARHLVLGTGTVPYIPEACQGLGGDLFHNAEYMHRKAELQAKKSITIVGSGQSAAEIYYELLSEIDVHGYQLNWVTRSPRFFPLEYTKLTLEMTSPDYIDYFRALPEETRYRLEKQQKGLFKGINGDLIDSIFDLLYQKNVTSGGRPVPTRLLTNSSLNSATYEDGRYTLGLRQDEQGKDYEIETEGLVLATGYHYQPPAFLAGINDRLRFDGHGRFDVARNYAVDTTGRGVFLQNAGVHTHSVTSPDLGMGPYRNSYIIRELLGTEYYPVEKTIAFQEFAV